Proteins encoded within one genomic window of Mycolicibacterium monacense:
- a CDS encoding IS3 family transposase, giving the protein MATNKRRRHTPDQIIRKLAEGNKLLGAGQELAEVCRHLEITESTWHRWIAQYGGMKANEAKRLKELEAENARLKKLVANQALDIDMLKEISAEITPNRKRSAVIALRERFGVSERRACTVVGLHRSTMRLTPAPVTTEEAELRAWLRRFSTDRPRWGWRRAAKMARRAGWKANNKRIRRLWREEGLRVPQRRRKKRLTGIGVAVGAMSPIRPNVIWAMDFQFDTTADGRTLKMLNVIDEFTREALAIEVDRAINADGVVDVLDRLALTYGAPHYVRFDNGPEFVANAVADWCRFNSAGSLFIDPGSPWQNAWIESFNGRLRDELLNLWRFDSLLEARVIIEDWRRDYNANRPHSAHGELTPAEFALQWTTTHQPQVA; this is encoded by the coding sequence ATGGCAACGAACAAGCGCCGGCGGCACACCCCGGACCAGATCATCCGCAAGCTCGCCGAGGGCAACAAGCTCCTCGGTGCCGGCCAGGAACTGGCTGAGGTGTGCCGGCATCTGGAGATCACCGAGTCGACGTGGCACCGCTGGATTGCCCAGTACGGCGGCATGAAAGCCAACGAGGCCAAACGGCTCAAGGAACTCGAAGCCGAGAACGCCCGGCTCAAGAAGCTGGTCGCCAACCAGGCCCTCGACATCGACATGCTCAAGGAGATTTCGGCGGAAATAACCCCGAACCGCAAGCGCAGCGCGGTCATAGCGCTGCGTGAGCGGTTCGGGGTCTCTGAGCGCCGGGCCTGCACCGTCGTCGGTCTGCACCGTTCCACGATGCGGCTGACACCGGCACCGGTCACCACCGAGGAGGCCGAGCTTCGTGCCTGGCTGCGCCGGTTTTCCACCGACCGCCCGCGGTGGGGGTGGCGCCGGGCCGCCAAGATGGCGCGCCGTGCCGGCTGGAAGGCCAACAACAAGCGCATCCGCCGACTGTGGCGCGAGGAGGGCCTGCGGGTGCCTCAGCGGCGCCGCAAGAAGCGGCTGACCGGCATCGGTGTCGCCGTGGGTGCGATGTCCCCGATCCGCCCGAACGTGATCTGGGCGATGGACTTCCAGTTCGACACCACCGCCGATGGCCGCACGCTGAAGATGCTCAACGTCATCGACGAGTTCACTCGCGAAGCACTCGCGATCGAGGTCGACCGCGCCATCAACGCCGACGGCGTCGTCGACGTGCTGGATCGCCTGGCCCTCACCTACGGGGCGCCACACTATGTGCGCTTCGACAACGGTCCCGAGTTCGTCGCGAACGCCGTGGCCGATTGGTGCCGATTCAACAGTGCCGGTTCACTTTTCATAGATCCGGGCTCGCCATGGCAAAACGCCTGGATCGAATCATTCAACGGCAGGCTCCGTGATGAACTGCTCAACCTGTGGCGCTTCGACTCCCTGCTGGAGGCCCGCGTGATCATCGAGGACTGGCGCCGCGACTACAACGCCAACCGACCCCACTCCGCCCACGGCGAACTCACCCCAGCCGAGTTCGCTCTACAGTGGACCACGACCCATCAACCCCAAGTCGCATAA
- a CDS encoding IclR family transcriptional regulator: MAGNTSTPGTTVTSRLLNILGAFDERHNSLTLSELARRAGLPIATTHRLAAELVAGSALQRRADGQYVVGRLVWNAGLLAPVEGQLRQVAEPFLYDVYAATLATVHLAVRDGDEVLYLERMMGRTSVPIVSAVGSRLPMHCTGVGKVLLAHAPEDVKDRVFATLTRITPYTIVSPTVLSSQMQRIHREGVATTSEEMSLGACSLAVPVIRQTDDAVVAAIAVVVPTLKRDRQRLLGALQVAARGIGRLL, translated from the coding sequence TTGGCAGGGAACACTTCGACGCCGGGAACCACTGTCACCTCGCGTTTGCTGAACATTCTCGGCGCCTTCGACGAGCGGCATAACAGCCTGACGCTGTCCGAGTTGGCCCGCCGGGCCGGACTGCCGATTGCCACCACACACCGCCTTGCGGCCGAGTTGGTCGCCGGCTCGGCATTGCAGCGCCGCGCCGACGGTCAGTACGTGGTGGGCAGGCTGGTCTGGAACGCGGGATTGCTGGCGCCGGTGGAAGGCCAATTGCGCCAGGTGGCTGAACCGTTCTTGTATGACGTATACGCGGCGACCCTTGCCACCGTGCACCTGGCCGTGCGCGATGGCGACGAGGTGCTGTACCTGGAACGGATGATGGGCCGGACATCTGTCCCGATTGTCAGCGCCGTCGGCAGCAGGCTGCCGATGCACTGCACCGGCGTTGGCAAGGTGCTGCTGGCCCACGCGCCGGAGGACGTTAAAGACCGAGTGTTCGCCACCTTGACTCGCATCACGCCGTACACCATCGTGTCGCCGACCGTGCTGTCTTCGCAGATGCAGCGCATCCATCGTGAAGGAGTGGCCACCACGAGCGAGGAGATGTCGCTGGGTGCATGTTCGCTGGCGGTGCCGGTCATCCGCCAGACCGACGACGCCGTAGTCGCCGCGATCGCCGTGGTGGTACCGACGCTGAAGCGCGATCGTCAGCGGCTTCTCGGCGCCCTGCAGGTCGCCGCGCGCGGCATTGGGCGACTGCTATGA
- a CDS encoding lyase family protein — protein sequence MIDLFWPGDDLAGDLMSDGAFLSAMVAVEQAWLDGLVDAGIAPRQARADLTILLADGDAATIARRAGADGNPVSALVLMLRERSAEPTARWLHRGLTSQDVVDTALMLCTRDVLIRIGDEFAIQVRALTELAETHRDTSALARTLTQAALPSTLGAKFARWLTGVLDAAEPIAGLMASLPAQVGGAVGSLAAATELAGSVEGAIALSDGLAATLRLAPTPPWHTTRWQVTRIGDALVSCCDAWGHIATDVTTGCRPEIGELAEGHGGGSSTLPHKNNPVRSVLIRRAALTAGPLGSILHTAAGATVDERSDGAWHTEWATLRTLARHTVVAAAHTSDLLSGLRVDPPRAAANLAAAESLLSEQRSMTELTGRAALPGYTGAADRLIDSTLGRACRFVKDAP from the coding sequence ATGATCGATCTGTTCTGGCCGGGCGACGATCTCGCGGGCGACCTGATGAGCGACGGCGCATTCCTGTCCGCGATGGTCGCGGTGGAACAAGCCTGGCTGGATGGACTCGTCGACGCGGGCATCGCGCCCCGGCAGGCGCGCGCGGACCTGACCATCCTGCTCGCCGACGGTGACGCCGCGACGATCGCCCGGCGTGCTGGCGCGGACGGCAATCCCGTCTCCGCCCTGGTGCTGATGTTGCGGGAACGCTCGGCGGAACCAACGGCCCGCTGGCTGCACCGCGGGCTGACCAGTCAGGACGTCGTCGACACCGCACTGATGCTCTGCACGCGTGACGTCTTGATCCGCATCGGCGACGAGTTCGCCATCCAGGTACGGGCGCTGACCGAACTGGCCGAAACTCACCGTGACACTTCGGCACTCGCCCGCACGCTGACCCAGGCCGCACTGCCGAGCACCCTCGGCGCCAAGTTCGCCCGCTGGCTGACCGGTGTACTCGACGCCGCCGAGCCCATAGCGGGGCTGATGGCGTCGTTGCCGGCGCAGGTCGGTGGCGCGGTGGGATCGCTCGCAGCCGCAACCGAATTGGCCGGATCCGTCGAGGGGGCCATCGCTCTCAGTGACGGCTTGGCCGCCACGCTGCGGTTGGCGCCCACCCCGCCCTGGCATACCACCCGGTGGCAGGTCACCCGGATCGGCGACGCGCTGGTGAGCTGCTGCGACGCCTGGGGCCACATCGCCACCGACGTCACGACGGGCTGTAGGCCCGAGATCGGCGAGCTGGCTGAGGGGCATGGTGGCGGCTCGTCGACGCTGCCGCACAAGAACAACCCGGTCCGCTCGGTGCTGATCCGCCGCGCCGCGCTCACCGCCGGACCCCTTGGCAGCATCCTGCACACCGCCGCAGGCGCGACCGTCGACGAACGCTCCGACGGCGCCTGGCACACAGAATGGGCAACCCTGCGGACGCTGGCCCGCCACACCGTCGTCGCCGCCGCGCACACATCCGACCTCCTGTCCGGCCTCCGTGTCGACCCGCCGCGCGCCGCGGCCAATCTGGCCGCCGCCGAAAGCCTGCTTTCCGAACAGCGCTCGATGACCGAGCTGACAGGTCGTGCAGCGCTACCCGGCTACACCGGCGCCGCGGATCGGCTGATCGACTCGACACTCGGCCGGGCTTGCCGCTTCGTCAAGGACGCGCCATGA
- the pcaDC gene encoding bifunctional 3-oxoadipate enol-lactonase/4-carboxymuconolactone decarboxylase PcaDC encodes MSNPPLTAIHLGGPDDGPLLLLGPSLGTTTATLWTGVAQRLVDHVRVVGWDLPGHGRGRRAHPFTIADLAAAVLVIADDLNVETFHYAGDSVGGCVGLQLLLDAPQRVSSATLLCTGAAIGTPDGWLARAATVRAGGVDTMLTGAAERWFAPGFVDREPGTASALLDALSHTDAESYAQVCEALAVFDVTDRLSEIVTPVLAVAGSADSPTPPESLRRIASDVKDGDLVVLEGVGHLAPAEAPERVAGLIAEIVGVPQPPSKSLEDVHRAGMAVRREVLGHAHVDRAVAGTTDLTADFQHMITQYAWGSIWTRPGLDFRSRSMITLTALVARGHHEELAMHLRAARRNGLSNDEIKELLLQTAIYCGVPDANSAFRIAAEVLPEFDEHPGAPS; translated from the coding sequence ATGAGCAATCCGCCTCTCACCGCCATCCACCTCGGCGGACCCGACGACGGGCCGCTGCTTTTGCTGGGCCCCTCGCTGGGGACAACGACGGCCACCCTGTGGACAGGCGTGGCGCAACGACTGGTCGATCATGTGCGCGTAGTCGGATGGGACCTTCCCGGTCACGGCCGCGGCCGTCGGGCCCACCCGTTCACCATCGCCGACCTCGCGGCAGCGGTGCTGGTGATCGCGGACGACCTTAACGTGGAGACATTCCACTACGCCGGTGATTCGGTGGGTGGTTGCGTCGGTCTGCAGCTGCTGCTCGATGCTCCGCAACGGGTCAGCTCGGCGACCCTGCTGTGCACCGGCGCCGCCATCGGCACCCCGGACGGCTGGCTCGCACGTGCCGCTACCGTCCGCGCCGGCGGTGTCGACACGATGCTGACCGGCGCAGCCGAGCGCTGGTTCGCGCCGGGCTTTGTCGACCGCGAGCCGGGGACCGCCTCGGCGCTGCTGGATGCCCTGAGTCACACCGATGCGGAGTCCTATGCGCAGGTATGCGAAGCGTTAGCAGTGTTTGATGTAACCGATAGGTTGTCCGAGATCGTCACTCCGGTCCTGGCCGTTGCGGGTAGCGCTGACAGCCCCACGCCGCCGGAATCGTTGCGGCGCATCGCCTCCGACGTAAAGGACGGGGACCTGGTGGTGCTCGAAGGCGTCGGACACCTGGCCCCCGCCGAAGCGCCGGAGCGCGTGGCCGGCCTCATCGCAGAGATCGTCGGTGTTCCGCAGCCCCCGAGCAAGTCCCTCGAAGACGTGCACCGTGCAGGAATGGCGGTACGGCGGGAGGTGCTGGGCCATGCGCACGTCGACCGGGCAGTGGCCGGTACCACCGACCTGACCGCCGACTTCCAGCACATGATTACGCAGTATGCCTGGGGCAGCATCTGGACCCGCCCGGGTCTCGACTTCCGCAGCCGCTCGATGATCACGCTGACGGCGCTGGTCGCGCGCGGTCACCACGAGGAACTGGCGATGCACCTGCGGGCGGCCCGCCGGAACGGTCTGAGCAACGACGAGATCAAAGAGCTGCTCTTGCAGACCGCGATCTACTGCGGAGTTCCCGACGCCAACTCCGCCTTCCGCATCGCCGCCGAGGTCTTGCCGGAGTTTGACGAGCACCCAGGTGCGCCGTCATGA
- a CDS encoding aromatic-ring-hydroxylating dioxygenase subunit beta produces the protein MVATVEQQLLLRCEMENFLFEEAELLNDGRFHDWLELCAEDIHYVIPVRVSRERANGDGNSTTMTHWDDDYAGLELRVLRLDTEYAWAEDPPSRIRHHVSNVRVRPGAGTDEYDVRSNLLVFRNRGDSPQHDLISAERHDVIRRSEMGLRLASRRVVLDHAVVGTHNLANFF, from the coding sequence ATGGTAGCGACGGTCGAGCAACAGCTTCTGCTCCGCTGCGAGATGGAGAACTTTCTGTTCGAAGAGGCGGAGCTGCTGAACGACGGCCGGTTTCACGACTGGCTAGAACTGTGCGCCGAAGATATCCACTACGTCATCCCGGTGCGCGTGAGCAGAGAACGCGCCAACGGCGACGGAAATTCGACGACCATGACCCACTGGGATGACGACTACGCAGGCTTGGAGCTGCGGGTGCTACGTCTGGACACCGAATACGCATGGGCAGAAGATCCGCCCTCACGGATCCGACACCACGTGTCGAATGTGCGGGTACGCCCCGGCGCAGGGACGGACGAATACGATGTCCGCTCCAACCTTCTCGTGTTCCGCAACAGGGGGGACAGCCCGCAGCACGACCTCATCTCTGCGGAGCGCCACGATGTCATCCGCCGCAGTGAGATGGGCCTGCGGTTAGCGAGCCGACGGGTAGTGCTTGACCATGCCGTTGTCGGCACCCACAATCTGGCTAACTTCTTCTAA
- a CDS encoding 3-oxoacid CoA-transferase subunit A, which translates to MSRTVVCDRAEDAVAGIDHGATVLVGGFGMAGMPTTLIDALIRQGAADLTIVSNNAGNGDTGLAALLAAGRVTKVICSFPRQADSYVFDALYRAGKVDLEVVPQGNLAERIRAAGAGIGAFFCPTGVGTPLVEGKEIRTIDGRDYVLEYPIFGDVALIGAHVADQVGNLLYRKTARNFGPVMATAALLTVVEVSRVVDTGQIDPETVVTPGIYVDRVLDLSAIPETSTEAAS; encoded by the coding sequence ATGAGTCGCACCGTTGTCTGCGACCGTGCCGAGGATGCCGTCGCTGGAATCGACCACGGTGCAACGGTTCTCGTCGGGGGGTTCGGCATGGCGGGCATGCCCACCACGCTCATCGATGCGCTGATTCGACAGGGTGCCGCCGACCTCACCATCGTCAGCAACAACGCAGGCAACGGCGACACCGGCCTGGCCGCGCTGCTGGCGGCGGGCCGGGTCACCAAGGTCATCTGCTCCTTCCCCCGACAGGCCGATTCGTACGTGTTCGACGCGCTCTACCGGGCGGGCAAGGTCGACCTCGAGGTGGTCCCTCAGGGCAACCTGGCCGAACGGATCAGGGCGGCGGGGGCCGGCATCGGCGCATTCTTCTGCCCGACGGGGGTTGGCACGCCACTGGTCGAGGGCAAGGAGATCCGCACCATCGACGGCCGCGACTACGTGCTGGAGTACCCGATCTTCGGAGATGTGGCGCTCATCGGGGCGCACGTAGCGGACCAGGTCGGAAACCTGTTGTACCGCAAGACCGCGCGAAACTTCGGCCCGGTGATGGCGACCGCGGCATTGCTTACTGTCGTCGAGGTCTCCCGCGTCGTCGACACCGGGCAGATCGACCCCGAGACGGTCGTCACGCCCGGCATCTACGTCGACCGCGTCCTCGACCTGTCCGCAATTCCCGAGACGTCCACGGAGGCAGCCTCGTGA
- a CDS encoding dihydrodipicolinate synthase family protein, whose protein sequence is MTTTTPLGSDARAWAAENLRGFYMCPVTPLTDEFELDEEGLRQNIDAFVEMGCTGLVVGGFFAEGWNMTLAEWQRYHEVVAGATAGRLPLFTIILDHSAYQAIEKMRFVESLGFTGAEIMNPSVQLKTDDDVVDYFDFVAPATGLALVLYRTPVSGFVYSHDAVARIAEHANVVGIKNGTLSWTDSIALRHRFGDHLVISEPNERYWAHDAALFGGRVLYGELSLILYGKRRQELHQYTDLAFAGELAGALPVSAKVDAIRQVYEEVLIGRIAATGSYVAAMPYLKAWFELLGLRAGPVRPPVKARLSAPEREVLQEKLTAAEAI, encoded by the coding sequence ATGACCACCACGACACCGCTGGGATCCGACGCCAGGGCGTGGGCCGCCGAGAACCTTCGAGGCTTCTATATGTGTCCTGTCACGCCCCTTACCGACGAGTTCGAGCTGGACGAAGAGGGTCTGCGGCAGAATATCGACGCGTTTGTGGAGATGGGGTGCACCGGCCTCGTTGTCGGCGGGTTTTTCGCCGAGGGATGGAACATGACGCTGGCCGAATGGCAGCGTTACCACGAGGTAGTCGCCGGTGCCACCGCCGGCCGCCTGCCCTTGTTCACGATCATTCTGGACCATTCGGCGTACCAGGCGATCGAAAAAATGCGGTTCGTGGAGTCCCTGGGCTTCACCGGCGCCGAGATCATGAACCCATCGGTGCAGCTCAAGACCGACGACGACGTGGTCGACTACTTCGACTTCGTGGCGCCCGCCACCGGGCTGGCGCTTGTGCTCTACCGGACGCCGGTATCCGGTTTCGTGTATAGCCACGACGCCGTCGCTCGGATCGCCGAGCACGCCAACGTCGTTGGGATCAAGAATGGCACTTTGAGTTGGACCGACAGCATCGCCTTACGCCACCGCTTCGGGGACCATCTTGTGATCAGCGAGCCGAATGAGCGCTATTGGGCTCATGATGCTGCGCTCTTCGGGGGTCGGGTGCTTTACGGGGAGCTCTCCCTGATCCTCTACGGGAAACGGCGGCAGGAACTGCACCAATACACCGACCTTGCGTTTGCTGGTGAACTCGCGGGGGCGCTACCTGTGTCGGCGAAGGTGGACGCAATTCGCCAGGTGTACGAAGAGGTGCTCATCGGCCGCATCGCGGCAACGGGTTCCTACGTCGCGGCCATGCCCTATCTGAAGGCGTGGTTCGAACTGTTGGGGCTGCGTGCCGGCCCGGTGCGACCGCCCGTCAAGGCCCGGCTGTCTGCTCCGGAGCGGGAAGTCCTGCAGGAGAAACTGACGGCCGCCGAGGCCATTTGA
- the pcaG gene encoding protocatechuate 3,4-dioxygenase subunit alpha yields MSTLLPATPGQTVGPFFGYALPFDRCNELVPPGSPNAVQLHGVVADADGRGLPDALLEIWQADADGSIPNASGSLHRDGWTFTGWGRATTDEAGRYTFTTVIPGVSEPVAAPFISITVFARGLLNRLFTRAYIPGKQLENDSLLNTLTPERRDTLIATRDRTGLRFDIQLQGTPDKPETVFLRYPGHQR; encoded by the coding sequence ATGTCCACGCTGCTGCCGGCCACCCCTGGCCAAACCGTCGGACCGTTCTTCGGCTATGCACTGCCCTTCGACAGGTGTAACGAGTTGGTGCCGCCCGGTTCGCCGAACGCTGTTCAGTTGCACGGCGTCGTCGCAGACGCCGACGGCCGAGGGTTACCCGACGCGCTGCTGGAGATCTGGCAGGCCGACGCCGACGGCAGCATCCCGAACGCCAGCGGCTCCCTGCACCGAGACGGCTGGACCTTCACCGGGTGGGGTCGTGCCACTACCGATGAAGCGGGGCGGTACACCTTTACCACCGTCATCCCCGGCGTCAGCGAACCCGTTGCCGCGCCGTTCATCTCGATCACCGTGTTCGCCAGGGGACTGCTGAACCGGTTGTTCACCCGCGCCTACATTCCCGGCAAGCAATTGGAGAACGATTCGCTGCTGAACACGCTTACGCCCGAGCGTCGTGACACGCTCATCGCCACCCGCGACCGAACCGGTCTACGCTTCGACATCCAACTGCAGGGCACCCCGGACAAGCCCGAGACGGTCTTTCTGCGTTACCCGGGCCACCAACGATGA
- a CDS encoding ketopantoate reductase family protein: MRVLILGAGGLGSVLGGYLANIGVDVTLVGRPAHAEAITRYGLRITGRRGDLVITDNLTAVDQTAKATGHFDYLVLAVKGKDTAQALAEADGLRDCVSSALSVQNTVEKDATLAGWLGPDRVIGASTIEGGTLLEPGLVRNHLTAEVTAYFGELDGTSSARVDDLTAAFTNAGLPAKAVGNIEQVEWEKLAQIALAAAWSVTALGAIPDASVFEGMEVREGAMYFVALAKDLLGVYRAKGYEPMNFFAPLSRLKELDALPTADAIEFVIGQGRVMREKGNLGHPSMYEDVLRRRKTEVDFMLAPYLAAAQELGMDVPTLRVAYQIIKTVDRFLA; the protein is encoded by the coding sequence ATGCGCGTCCTGATCCTGGGCGCTGGTGGGCTCGGATCTGTCTTGGGCGGATATTTGGCGAACATTGGCGTCGATGTCACCCTGGTCGGCAGGCCGGCGCACGCCGAGGCCATCACGCGCTACGGTCTCCGAATCACGGGCCGTCGGGGCGACCTGGTGATTACTGATAACTTGACGGCGGTCGACCAGACAGCCAAAGCCACGGGGCATTTCGATTACCTGGTGTTGGCGGTGAAGGGCAAAGATACCGCGCAGGCCCTGGCGGAGGCCGACGGGTTGCGTGATTGCGTGAGCAGCGCGTTGTCGGTGCAGAACACCGTCGAGAAGGATGCGACGCTCGCCGGGTGGCTTGGGCCCGACAGGGTGATCGGAGCCTCCACCATCGAGGGCGGCACCTTGCTCGAACCGGGGCTCGTCAGAAATCACCTTACAGCTGAGGTGACCGCTTACTTCGGCGAACTTGACGGGACATCTAGTGCGCGCGTCGACGACTTGACGGCTGCCTTCACCAACGCCGGCCTTCCTGCAAAGGCGGTAGGCAACATCGAGCAGGTCGAGTGGGAAAAGCTCGCCCAGATCGCGTTGGCGGCCGCGTGGTCGGTCACGGCGCTGGGCGCAATCCCTGACGCCTCGGTCTTCGAGGGCATGGAGGTGCGCGAGGGAGCGATGTACTTCGTCGCGCTGGCAAAGGACCTTCTTGGGGTCTACCGGGCGAAGGGCTACGAGCCGATGAACTTCTTTGCGCCTCTCTCCCGCCTGAAGGAACTCGATGCCCTTCCGACGGCCGACGCGATCGAGTTTGTCATCGGGCAAGGCAGAGTAATGCGCGAGAAGGGAAACCTGGGACACCCCTCGATGTACGAGGATGTTCTGCGACGACGTAAGACCGAGGTCGACTTCATGCTGGCGCCTTATCTCGCCGCCGCTCAAGAACTGGGCATGGATGTACCGACGCTGCGGGTCGCCTACCAGATCATCAAGACCGTCGACCGATTCCTGGCCTAG
- the pcaH gene encoding protocatechuate 3,4-dioxygenase subunit beta: MTTSIDSNPDGAVASQSEISAEIGAIESAYQRAGVEETQPRLSYPPYRSSLLRHPTKDLHHADPEGVELWTPCFSERDVHPLEADLTVQHSGEPIGERLVVTGRVVDGAGRPVRRQLVEIWQANAGGRYIHKGDQHPSPIDPNFTGAGRCLTDEDGIYRFTTIKPGPYPWKNHRNAWRPAHIHFSLFGTEFTQRMVTQMYFPGDPLLCLDPIFQAIPDQKARSRLVASYDHELSTHEWATGYRWDVVLTGSARTPIENLGRGAHR; this comes from the coding sequence GTGACAACGTCGATCGACAGCAATCCCGACGGCGCCGTAGCGAGCCAGTCGGAGATCAGCGCGGAGATCGGTGCGATCGAGTCCGCCTACCAGCGTGCAGGGGTCGAGGAGACGCAGCCGCGCCTGAGTTATCCGCCTTACCGGAGCAGCCTGCTACGGCATCCGACAAAGGACCTTCACCACGCCGACCCGGAAGGGGTCGAGCTATGGACGCCGTGCTTCTCCGAACGCGACGTTCACCCGCTGGAGGCCGACCTCACCGTCCAGCACTCGGGTGAACCCATCGGTGAACGACTGGTGGTGACCGGCAGGGTCGTCGACGGCGCAGGGCGGCCGGTGCGGCGCCAGCTCGTCGAGATTTGGCAGGCCAACGCCGGCGGACGTTACATCCACAAGGGGGATCAGCACCCGTCCCCAATCGACCCCAACTTCACCGGCGCCGGCCGCTGTTTGACCGACGAGGACGGCATCTACCGGTTCACCACGATCAAGCCGGGGCCGTATCCGTGGAAGAACCACCGCAACGCGTGGCGGCCCGCACACATCCACTTCTCGCTCTTCGGCACGGAATTCACGCAGCGAATGGTCACCCAGATGTACTTCCCGGGTGACCCGCTCCTCTGCCTTGATCCGATCTTCCAGGCGATCCCGGATCAGAAGGCGCGCAGCCGGCTGGTGGCCAGCTACGATCACGAACTCAGCACCCACGAATGGGCTACCGGCTACCGATGGGACGTCGTCCTGACCGGGTCGGCGCGCACCCCAATCGAGAACCTCGGCCGCGGAGCCCACCGCTGA
- a CDS encoding AraC family transcriptional regulator yields the protein MTQDPESEARPSALVFDGATDSVGELRLPQRESELLPMANGPKMAGSYFSRRETVCTEQLSAAEHLASEIFTPHRLRYSRRGQRLNARLSAARIGAVTVGYLRYGADVELVNSTALDDYHINVPLTSHADSWCGPATAQATPTQAAVFLPGRPAGIKWAADCGQLCVKFSRTDLEYELEGLLGRPAVRPLNIAHSMDLTADSSRAWRALLSVLYREVSRPESIVQHPMTGRHFEQLLIHGFLLAQPHYQAMALAADQHAAPPPKVLRTALDLIEEHPERSWTTTDLAREVGISVRALQESFKRHVGLPPLTYLREVRLIRAHAELAASSESAVTVARVAMKWGFGHLGRFSAEYRRKFGVTPQHTLRAT from the coding sequence GTGACGCAGGACCCTGAGTCGGAGGCCAGACCTTCCGCGTTGGTGTTCGACGGAGCGACAGATTCTGTCGGCGAACTGCGGTTACCGCAGCGAGAAAGTGAGTTGTTACCAATGGCGAATGGACCGAAGATGGCAGGATCGTACTTCAGCCGACGCGAGACCGTATGCACCGAACAGTTGAGCGCGGCCGAGCACCTCGCTTCGGAAATTTTCACACCGCACCGTCTCCGCTACTCCCGTCGCGGCCAGCGTTTGAATGCGCGGCTCAGCGCCGCACGAATCGGTGCTGTGACCGTTGGCTATCTTCGGTACGGTGCAGATGTCGAGCTCGTCAATTCGACTGCGCTCGATGATTACCACATCAACGTTCCCCTCACCAGCCACGCCGATTCGTGGTGCGGCCCAGCCACGGCCCAAGCGACGCCCACGCAGGCGGCGGTTTTCCTCCCAGGCCGTCCTGCCGGCATCAAGTGGGCCGCCGATTGTGGTCAGCTGTGCGTGAAGTTCAGCCGCACGGATCTGGAATACGAACTCGAGGGCTTGCTTGGACGACCTGCGGTTAGGCCGCTGAATATCGCGCATAGCATGGACCTGACGGCGGACAGCAGTCGTGCGTGGCGTGCGCTGCTATCGGTCTTATATCGGGAGGTCTCTCGCCCTGAGAGCATCGTGCAACATCCGATGACCGGGCGACATTTCGAACAGTTGCTCATACATGGGTTTCTACTCGCCCAACCTCACTATCAGGCCATGGCGCTCGCCGCCGACCAACACGCAGCGCCGCCGCCCAAAGTACTCAGGACAGCTCTCGACCTAATCGAGGAGCATCCCGAACGGAGTTGGACGACAACCGATCTTGCTCGCGAGGTTGGTATCAGTGTCCGCGCTCTTCAAGAGAGCTTCAAGCGGCACGTCGGGCTTCCTCCGCTCACGTATCTGCGCGAAGTCCGGCTGATCCGTGCGCATGCAGAACTGGCGGCGTCGTCTGAGAGTGCCGTGACTGTTGCCCGCGTAGCGATGAAGTGGGGCTTTGGTCATCTGGGCCGCTTCAGCGCGGAGTATCGGCGCAAGTTCGGCGTCACTCCCCAACACACCTTGCGCGCTACCTGA